In the Candidatus Saccharimonas aalborgensis genome, one interval contains:
- the ctlX gene encoding citrulline utilization hydrolase CtlX, with protein sequence MEKPSSILMVRPHRFGYNRQTAVDNHYQTPAGTVRNARGRAQDEFDTLVGVLTDHHVDITVVNDTPTPHTPDSLFPNNWFSTHSDGQVIIYPMKAENRRHEINKEVLPTLREKFRVESVLDLSHHAETERYLEGTGSIVFDHVHRVAYAGYSQRTDPELLAFVSEQLGYTVVGFHATDTENRPIYHTNVLMAIADRYAVVCLEALREHADVTRLRSRLEASDKRVIEITQGQVQQFAGNMLQVWDHAGNPFLVMSEQARQSLTESQLSELESYNPLISSAIPTIEKLGGGSVRCMMAEIYLTPHQ encoded by the coding sequence ATGGAGAAGCCGTCATCAATCCTTATGGTCCGTCCTCATCGCTTTGGCTATAACCGCCAGACTGCGGTCGATAACCACTACCAGACCCCTGCGGGGACGGTTCGAAACGCCCGCGGCCGTGCTCAGGATGAGTTTGATACCTTAGTCGGTGTGTTGACCGATCATCACGTCGATATCACAGTCGTCAACGATACGCCAACCCCTCATACTCCCGACTCGCTCTTCCCCAACAATTGGTTCAGTACTCATAGCGATGGTCAGGTTATTATCTATCCTATGAAGGCCGAGAATCGTCGCCACGAGATAAACAAAGAGGTCTTGCCAACCCTTCGTGAGAAATTTAGGGTTGAATCGGTACTCGACTTGAGTCACCATGCAGAGACTGAGCGGTATCTCGAGGGAACGGGAAGTATCGTGTTTGATCACGTACATAGAGTTGCGTATGCCGGCTACTCGCAGCGTACTGATCCTGAGCTACTCGCATTTGTTTCTGAGCAACTCGGCTATACCGTTGTTGGATTTCATGCAACAGATACCGAAAACCGACCGATTTATCACACCAATGTTTTAATGGCGATTGCTGATCGTTATGCTGTCGTCTGTTTGGAGGCTCTCCGTGAACATGCTGATGTAACACGGCTCAGAAGTCGCTTGGAAGCATCTGACAAGAGAGTGATTGAGATAACCCAAGGTCAAGTTCAACAATTTGCGGGGAATATGCTGCAGGTATGGGACCATGCAGGTAATCCTTTTCTTGTCATGTCCGAACAGGCACGACAGTCGCTTACGGAGTCTCAGCTCTCGGAATTAGAATCTTATAACCCGCTCATTTCAAGCGCCATTCCCACTATCGAGAAGCTGGGGGGCGGTAGCGTTCGTTGCATGATGGCGGAGATTTACCTCACTCCGCATCAGTGA
- a CDS encoding RNA polymerase sigma factor has product MHEEKLITLIKNGETQAYSALVDRYQTGLIIHCDNIVKDRDLAEDIAQEAFVRAYQALKSYNETKGAFSTWLYQIATNLAKDQLRRSHKKIDLAEIEMIPQELPVLTQSEKREIRDTVHALQPPEYARVIEAYFWEGKRYQTIAAELSVPVSTVGTWIKRAKAQLRKELS; this is encoded by the coding sequence ATGCACGAAGAAAAACTAATCACACTTATAAAAAATGGGGAGACACAGGCATATAGCGCACTTGTGGATCGATATCAGACAGGCCTCATCATTCATTGTGACAATATAGTTAAGGATCGCGATCTAGCAGAGGATATCGCACAAGAAGCATTTGTCCGTGCTTATCAAGCTCTCAAGTCGTACAACGAAACTAAGGGGGCGTTTTCGACCTGGCTGTACCAGATAGCAACAAATTTGGCGAAAGACCAGCTACGGAGAAGTCATAAAAAGATTGACCTTGCTGAGATAGAGATGATCCCTCAAGAACTGCCTGTACTTACTCAAAGTGAAAAGAGAGAAATCCGCGATACTGTACATGCATTACAACCACCAGAATATGCGCGCGTTATCGAGGCCTACTTTTGGGAAGGAAAGCGCTATCAGACGATTGCCGCCGAGCTCTCAGTACCTGTCAGTACTGTGGGGACATGGATAAAACGCGCGAAAGCTCAGTTACGAAAGGAGTTATCATGA
- the tuf gene encoding elongation factor Tu: MADFDRSKPHVNVGTMGHVDHGKTTLTAAITAVLAKKLPSDTNKPVAYDQIDNAPEEKARGITIASSHQEYESEKRHYAHVDMPGHADYVKNMITGAAQIDGAILVVAANDGPLPQTREHVLLAHQVGVPKIVVFLNKMDLADPELVELVEMDVRELLTKNGYDGDNAPIIKGSATKALEGDAANEDAVMELVKALDDYIDEPKRDLDKPFLMPIEDVFSIKGRGTVATGRIEQGVVKINDAVEIVGLKDTQTSVVTGIEAFKKNLDQGQAGDNAGLLLRGIEREQIERGQVVVKPGTLTPHTEFEAEVYILKKEEGGRHTPFSKGYKPQFYFRTTDVTGEVELPADKEMVMPGDQVTFKVKLLAPIAMDKGQDFAIREGGRTVGAGVVTNITK; the protein is encoded by the coding sequence ATGGCAGACTTTGATCGTTCAAAGCCTCACGTCAACGTCGGTACTATGGGTCACGTCGACCATGGTAAGACAACGCTGACAGCAGCTATCACTGCGGTGCTTGCAAAAAAGCTCCCTAGTGACACAAACAAGCCGGTCGCCTACGACCAAATCGACAACGCTCCCGAGGAGAAAGCACGTGGTATCACCATTGCGAGTTCCCACCAGGAGTACGAGTCAGAAAAGCGCCACTATGCGCACGTTGACATGCCAGGCCACGCCGACTATGTCAAGAACATGATCACGGGTGCCGCTCAGATCGACGGTGCTATCCTCGTGGTTGCTGCAAACGATGGCCCATTGCCACAGACCCGCGAGCACGTTCTGCTTGCCCACCAGGTTGGTGTGCCAAAGATCGTCGTCTTCCTCAACAAGATGGACCTTGCAGATCCTGAACTCGTCGAACTCGTCGAGATGGACGTTCGTGAGCTCCTCACCAAGAACGGCTACGATGGCGACAATGCACCTATCATCAAGGGTAGTGCAACGAAAGCTCTCGAAGGCGATGCAGCTAACGAAGATGCAGTCATGGAACTCGTCAAGGCACTCGATGATTATATCGATGAGCCAAAGCGTGACCTTGACAAGCCGTTCCTCATGCCAATCGAAGATGTCTTTTCGATCAAGGGTCGCGGTACAGTTGCGACCGGTCGTATCGAACAAGGTGTTGTCAAGATCAACGATGCAGTTGAGATTGTCGGACTCAAAGATACACAGACCTCAGTTGTTACCGGCATCGAGGCGTTCAAGAAGAACCTCGATCAAGGTCAGGCTGGCGACAACGCTGGTCTCTTGCTTCGCGGTATCGAGCGCGAGCAAATCGAGCGTGGTCAGGTAGTAGTCAAACCAGGTACTCTGACACCTCACACCGAGTTTGAAGCCGAAGTCTATATTCTCAAGAAAGAAGAAGGCGGACGCCACACACCGTTTAGCAAGGGCTACAAGCCACAGTTCTACTTCCGCACCACTGACGTGACGGGTGAAGTTGAACTACCTGCTGACAAAGAAATGGTCATGCCAGGTGATCAAGTGACCTTCAAGGTTAAGTTGCTTGCTCCTATCGCTATGGACAAAGGTCAAGACTTCGCTATCCGCGAAGGTGGCCGTACTGTCGGCGCAGGTGTTGTCACCAACATCACCAAATAA
- a CDS encoding vWA domain-containing protein produces the protein MGIVLILIALGPSYPGGRSPAGMLNVDVVIAIDRTTSMSALDYSDQQPRIEGARTDLMKLIHKINGAHIAIVTFDSSARVSVPLTTDASAVMTAVKVLDLENSNYSTGTSIDKPIDVVKRLLEKSGESHPDRGRLFFYIGDGEQTSSNVPRSFAELRPMIDGGAVLGYGTEAGAYMTTYYGIRNVKIAESFKYVPDYSEIATKPGGRAVSKVDERNLRTIAESLGLKYFHRTNQNEPIDAIVSESRLEVVVDTHREVLFYLSTYWMLSIVMTLLLVWWFMEILPTIHLGMKGVE, from the coding sequence ATGGGCATCGTCTTGATTCTGATAGCGCTGGGGCCGAGCTATCCTGGCGGGAGATCTCCCGCGGGGATGCTAAATGTCGATGTAGTTATCGCAATTGATCGAACAACAAGTATGTCGGCGCTTGATTACAGTGATCAACAACCACGTATTGAGGGAGCTCGGACAGATCTCATGAAGCTAATTCATAAGATTAATGGCGCCCATATTGCAATTGTAACTTTTGACTCAAGTGCGCGAGTCAGTGTTCCGCTCACAACGGATGCTAGCGCAGTCATGACAGCAGTAAAAGTACTTGATCTTGAAAATTCAAATTACTCTACCGGAACGAGCATTGATAAGCCCATCGATGTAGTGAAGCGTTTACTCGAAAAAAGTGGGGAGTCACACCCCGACAGAGGTAGGTTATTCTTTTACATTGGAGATGGGGAGCAGACGAGTAGCAATGTACCACGCTCATTTGCAGAATTGAGGCCAATGATAGACGGAGGAGCCGTACTGGGTTATGGTACAGAAGCTGGAGCATACATGACTACTTACTATGGCATACGCAACGTTAAGATAGCTGAGTCGTTTAAATATGTTCCGGACTATAGTGAGATAGCAACGAAGCCAGGAGGCCGTGCTGTATCGAAAGTCGATGAACGTAATCTTCGCACAATCGCTGAGAGCCTAGGATTAAAGTATTTTCATAGAACAAATCAGAACGAGCCGATTGATGCTATTGTGAGTGAGAGTCGATTGGAGGTTGTCGTCGATACGCACCGAGAGGTATTGTTTTACTTGAGTACGTATTGGATGCTAAGCATCGTTATGACGCTTCTTCTTGTTTGGTGGTTTATGGAAATACTACCTACGATACACCTAGGTATGAAAGGGGTTGAGTAG
- a CDS encoding vWA domain-containing protein — protein sequence MRAVDESLVDTYLHLITSFRGQRVGLDIFNMVGSQVFPLTDDYNLIQEKLVEIKKALSINPQSASSDQFEEYQRFIGGTLLFRSDLPTSNIGLGLAGCVKHLGENTTGRSQSIILATDNEFGGGDPKTQGIITTEQSMMLAKQKNIRVYSLDPGVYNDATRQSDPNEPDTSFKEHETLKLYTIMTSGAYYRLSSVDVISDVVQKISQQEAKLFVGESQYTTTDTPGPSFIILAITIICLVLVIRSLKL from the coding sequence ATGAGGGCAGTGGATGAATCATTGGTTGATACATACTTACATCTCATTACTAGCTTCCGAGGACAACGAGTAGGACTTGATATTTTTAACATGGTCGGTTCGCAGGTTTTTCCTCTGACAGATGACTATAATTTGATTCAGGAAAAATTAGTTGAGATAAAAAAGGCCCTCTCCATTAATCCCCAATCCGCTTCATCAGATCAATTTGAAGAGTACCAACGATTCATAGGAGGGACTCTTTTGTTCCGCAGTGATCTGCCAACATCAAATATTGGATTGGGTCTAGCAGGGTGTGTTAAGCATCTCGGTGAGAACACAACTGGTCGCTCACAATCAATTATTCTTGCGACGGACAACGAGTTTGGTGGTGGAGATCCAAAAACTCAAGGAATAATCACGACGGAACAGTCGATGATGCTTGCAAAACAAAAAAACATTCGCGTCTACTCTCTTGATCCAGGTGTCTATAATGACGCGACGCGACAGTCTGATCCAAACGAACCTGACACTAGTTTTAAGGAGCATGAAACTCTGAAGCTTTACACGATAATGACAAGTGGAGCCTACTACCGGCTTTCTTCGGTAGACGTGATCTCAGATGTGGTTCAAAAGATATCTCAGCAAGAGGCGAAACTCTTTGTCGGTGAGTCGCAATATACAACGACTGATACTCCTGGACCTAGTTTCATTATATTAGCTATCACCATAATTTGTCTTGTGTTAGTAATAAGGAGCTTGAAGTTATGA
- a CDS encoding DUF58 domain-containing protein — protein MDFDDLREYIPGDDIKDIDWKATARSGATRIRRYIAVRKHNIMLVIDTGRNMTAVTDSGSSKKDTVIMLAGVIGTVALKHGDLVGMVSGDKGHSRYHPLKTGMTHLERLLQVIDTSVVDESDESNIASQLEYVVRNVRRKMIVVVISDEIEFDESVRSVVKRLRAQHEILWLRVSDADLTMRSFIADVEQIGHILPAFIRRNKTVMAAFRREEAENRQKFERELNRMAIATETVSSEEEAVPKVFRLLERHRSARYT, from the coding sequence ATGGATTTCGATGATCTTCGCGAGTACATTCCGGGAGATGATATAAAGGATATTGACTGGAAAGCAACAGCACGGAGCGGAGCTACGCGTATTCGACGCTATATTGCCGTTCGCAAACATAACATCATGCTTGTCATTGATACGGGGAGAAATATGACAGCAGTAACGGATAGTGGCTCTTCAAAAAAGGACACAGTCATCATGCTTGCCGGAGTTATCGGAACAGTTGCGTTAAAACACGGCGATCTAGTGGGGATGGTTTCTGGAGACAAAGGGCATTCACGCTATCACCCGCTCAAGACGGGCATGACTCATCTAGAACGGTTACTTCAAGTCATTGATACTTCTGTTGTTGACGAGTCTGATGAGAGTAATATTGCGAGCCAACTTGAGTACGTTGTGCGAAATGTTCGACGCAAGATGATAGTAGTTGTCATATCTGATGAAATTGAGTTTGATGAGTCAGTGCGCAGTGTCGTAAAGAGGCTACGCGCACAGCACGAAATACTATGGCTGCGCGTATCTGATGCTGACCTGACGATGCGCTCGTTTATCGCGGACGTAGAGCAGATTGGGCATATACTACCGGCCTTTATTCGGCGAAATAAAACTGTCATGGCTGCTTTTCGGCGTGAAGAAGCAGAAAACCGCCAGAAGTTTGAACGTGAGTTAAACCGTATGGCTATAGCGACAGAGACAGTATCGTCTGAGGAAGAAGCAGTGCCCAAAGTATTTCGCCTCTTAGAAAGGCATCGAAGTGCACGATATACCTGA
- a CDS encoding AAA family ATPase, translating into MEQEQGQPLQSPTEDFSMPGTNSIGQEQMDRARNVLATIAEVFGQHVVGQENLKTALLVSMITGGHVLLESVPGLAKTTAAHTLAKSVNASFKRIQCTPDLLPSDIIGTQIYDYSKGEFRTQLGPVHANFILLDEINRSSAKTQSAMLEAMQERQTSIGGTNYPLPKPFVVLATQNPIEQEGTYELPEAQLDRFLLKEVLDYPTVSQELEILKRIESGILGEDAKSGVSAHVEIDDILALQELVNKVYIDDAIKQYIVTIVAATRQPSTYISQDYAKYIQYGGSPRASIAFQQVAKALAIINGRNYVIPEDVKELRHSVLRHRIILNFEAIADQIHPEAIIDAIFGAVTAP; encoded by the coding sequence ATGGAACAAGAGCAAGGACAACCACTACAATCACCAACAGAGGATTTCTCAATGCCGGGTACAAATAGTATTGGGCAAGAGCAAATGGATCGTGCGCGGAACGTCCTCGCAACAATAGCTGAGGTGTTTGGCCAACATGTCGTTGGTCAAGAAAACCTCAAGACGGCGTTACTTGTCAGTATGATAACGGGTGGTCATGTTCTTCTTGAGAGTGTACCGGGTCTAGCAAAAACAACTGCGGCTCATACGCTTGCCAAATCAGTTAATGCTAGCTTTAAGCGCATCCAGTGTACACCGGATCTGCTGCCAAGCGATATTATCGGTACGCAAATATACGACTACTCAAAGGGTGAGTTCCGTACGCAACTCGGTCCTGTTCATGCAAATTTTATTTTGCTAGATGAGATAAATCGAAGCAGCGCAAAGACACAGAGCGCGATGCTCGAAGCGATGCAGGAGAGACAGACAAGTATTGGCGGAACAAATTACCCATTGCCGAAACCATTTGTTGTTCTTGCTACCCAAAACCCCATCGAGCAGGAGGGTACTTATGAACTTCCAGAGGCCCAACTTGATCGATTCTTACTCAAAGAAGTACTCGACTACCCGACAGTTTCGCAGGAACTTGAGATACTCAAACGTATTGAATCAGGCATTTTAGGCGAAGATGCAAAATCGGGTGTATCTGCTCATGTTGAAATCGATGATATACTTGCTCTCCAAGAATTAGTTAATAAGGTCTATATTGATGACGCTATAAAACAATATATCGTAACAATCGTAGCAGCAACTCGTCAGCCGAGTACCTATATTAGTCAGGACTATGCAAAATATATACAGTACGGAGGAAGTCCGCGCGCTAGTATTGCTTTTCAACAGGTTGCGAAAGCACTTGCGATTATCAATGGACGCAACTACGTTATACCTGAGGACGTTAAAGAACTTCGTCATAGCGTCTTGCGACATCGCATAATCTTGAACTTTGAGGCTATTGCAGATCAGATTCATCCAGAAGCAATTATCGATGCGATTTTTGGGGCAGTTACTGCACCGTAG